The genomic interval TCCTATTTAGATAGTGTTGAAAGGCCTTCCTTTATGGATTCTTCTGTCTATTGAGTCCCCATCCAGTCAGCGACTGACTAAGATTCAGTCTCAAGCTCGGTATGAAATGCCACTCTTAGTGAGTAGGCTAGCTAGGACAGTTAAGACTTTGATCTTGATACTAGCCCCCCCATGAACAAAGTCCTGATACAGAAAAGCCTAAGATTCCTCTGTCTATATACACTGAGACGCCCTTTCAGTAGAAAACTTGTAAGTATTTATTTAGTTAGAGTCCAGCTGTGATTGAGACAGAAAAGAATGGTTTAGACTCCTATTTACCGGGTATTTAGAAAGGAAAGTCTTTGAAAGCCTTTACAGCAGTGGGATATGCAGCAGTAAATTTAAGTAAGTCAGGGATTTCCTTCTCCTCAGCTGTGTCGGATGCAACTGATGAAAGACCAGCAAGAAAGCAAGCAGTCATTACTTACTATCAAGTCCGGAAGAAAACCATTTGGAAGGGACCGGAAAGCCTAAGAATTTACTAATCCCGCCTTTGATTCACTTTCCACGCACTCATATTATCTTCGCCTGTGAATCACTGGCTATCAGGAATAAGGACTATCGCAGAGTCCAGGAACCTTTCTTTGTGACCTTTAGAATTAGAAAAAACCTTTCCCCTTACTAGAAAAAATAGGGCTTATTACTAAATAACCGGGAGAGAAATGCAACTAGGGGATAAAAGCTGGGTAGAGTGGAGCCTTTTTTTAGTAGCCGAAACCCCAAAACTCTTTTCCAGAGATTCCAAAAAATGCATGAGCTATGGTAACCACGCCGCATCCATCGACTTTTATACGAATTTGAATTCGGAAGTTAAGAAAGCACAATTCAAGGTTTTTGAACTAGCAGCTTGACCCGGCTTACCTTTAGTAGAAGTCTTGAGTCCGCCAAGCAACTAGCCAGCTAATCTCTCTAATCCATAAGCTAATGAGTAAGGAAGGAGATAGAGATAGAAAACTAAGCCATTTCCACTACCCGCTATAGGTTCTTACTCCAAGATGTAAAGTAAGTTTAGATTGTCAGTTTCATTTCGTGAACCAGCAACAGATCCTACTATTAGTTTATGGTCTCTGCCTTTCTTTACTATGTTCCTATCTATGGATCTCGTGTAAAAAAGGACTTCTCGCTCAGGTACAATGGCTAGTTGGAAAGCCTTTCAATTCAAGCCAATCTCTTGATTCACATGAATGTGAAACCCGTAGCAACCGATCCTGCATACCAATCATCCGCCGCTTACAGTAATGGCACTAAGCCAAGGTTTCTATGGATTCAGTCCTGTggaaaaatacatatattaggTAGGGCAATTCAGTTAGTAGTGTCACCGGTCAATCCTTGGGACACTAGCGAGTCCGTCCTTAACCTAAAAATGGGGTCCATGAAGCCTTAGATACTCCAAGCCTCAATCTTTATTGTCCTTGAACCTAGACCATGGAAGTATGGTTATAGTCCCATTCCATTAGTGGGATCCATAGCCTACGGGTCTTTCCCAAGCCAGTAAAAGAAGAATTCGAGGACTACCCTAAGCCTACAAGTAGGCAGGACTTTCAGTTACAATGTCTAGGTTGGGCAAGCTTGGATGCCCCTACTCCCAACAAGTTGCTGGTCGGGATCGTGAAACTATCGCTGTTTGGTCATAAGGATAATCGTTTTTATCTTATTAGGTCAGGGCCTTTCTTAAACCACTAGCGGCCCGGGGGTTACCCGCGATTGGTAATGGCATAACCAGAAGGACCCCCCTAAAATCATAGGGTCAGGGGCGGGCCGGCCATAGGTTCGAATCCTGCCACCTTTCTTGTGGATCATCCTGTGGTTACCGGATGATGGGAATAACAAAgcagaattttttttgaataagcACACACAGCACGAAATGTCAATAATATATGAATTGTTTCATTATTCGTTATTTCCGGGTCTTTTCGTTGCATTCACTTACAACAAGAAAGAACCACCAGCGTTTGGTGCAGCACCTGCATTTTGGtgcattcttctttctttccttgGTCTTTCGTTCCGTCATATTCCTAATAACTTATCAAATTACAACGTATTAACCGCTAATGCACCTTTCTTTTATCAAATCTCAGGGACATGGTCTAATCATGAGGGTAGTATTTTATCATGGTGTCGGATCCCACGTTTTTATGGATTCCTTCTTTGTTACCGGGGTCGACCCCAAAGCCATAATGTCTCAAAACGAGGAGGCCATAGAGAAGTTTTTTATTACTTTGTCTCGAACTTCGTGAAGAACTCCATTCTATCTCTCCCTCGTTACGAACAAAAAAGTGGGGCTGCGCCCCAGTTGTACACTCCCTTCGTTCTACGAACCCTTGTTGATTCTGAACTTCGTTCGCGAAGGAACCGGACGTTTGACGGGCCAGCCCTTTTTTATGCGCCGCTTTACCCTGAAAGGAAATTGAGCTTTGCTCCTCTAGGTGCTAGGCGCTCCCGTGGTTCGCgagaaggaaaaagaaggaCTCATCCTTTGTTGCATCTGGCGCGAGATGATAAAGAGAGAGCTTCGTCTATCGATGAACAGCGGATTGACGGAGCTCTTGGCATTGCTTTGTTTTTCTCTCCTTTCCTATCAGCGAGTTCCGATCCTTTTGTTCGAAATTTCTTCGTTCGTACCGAACCGCTTGCAGAATCAAATCCTGTTCCACAAGATCCTATATCAGCTATACATCCTCCTTGCATTTATGCCGGAGACGTCGCCAGTGCTATGGCATTTGGATTATGTAGATCAAAAATGATGAACGGGATTGTGGCACTCCACTCGCCGCCAATGCGGAAGGATG from Arachis duranensis cultivar V14167 unplaced genomic scaffold, aradu.V14167.gnm2.J7QH unplaced_Scaffold_54956, whole genome shotgun sequence carries:
- the LOC110277291 gene encoding uncharacterized protein LOC110277291 → MQGGCIADIGSCGTGFDSASGSVRTKKFRTKGSELADRKGEKNKAMPRAPSIRCSSIDEALSLSSRARCNKG